The stretch of DNA TCCGCTTGAGTGTCATGCAGAGAAGTTGGATTTCATCAAGAAGAACCTCTCCAATGCCGTCAATTGTCTCCCATTCCAGCGAGTTGTGGTAGGTTCCTCCATCTCCTGACAATTCaccaagaaattaaaagagatttccttgattttttcaGCTTACGGAGAAAGCAGGACTCATCATGAGGGAGTTTGTGAAGCACAGTCTCTACGATAGGGTCTCAACGAGACCCTTTCTCACGGCAACAGAGAAGAAATGGATCACATTCCAGGTTCTCTGTGCTCTGCATCAATGCCACAAACAGAAAATCTGCCACGGAGACATAAAATTGGAGAATATTCTCATAACTTCGTGGAATTGGATCCTCCTGGCGGATTTTGCCTCGTTCAAGCCAACATTCTTGCCTGAAGATAATCCTGCGGACTACACGTACTTCTTTGACACGAGCCGCCGGAGAACGTGCTATATTGCACCTGAAAGGTAAGCTTTTGAActctttttctcctttttctgGGAATTCCAAGTTTTTGTTCCCAGGGACGTAGTCAGGGGAGATTTTCCCTTTAAcccattaatgattttttttagttgagattcttttctctctctagccCCGGGTGTGGCTTTCTAGACTCTCTAAGTTATTCTAGATTCTCATTTAATCACtctaaaattgatattttacaaaaaggaTGCGTTTTCCCGCTATAACATAACCTATTCTTTTTTGTcagggagtttttttttctgatgaaTTCCGGGAGTGAAATTATGGGAATTTGTGAATGTTTTAAAAGGATTCAACAATGGAATCTTATTTAGCACCATTGTAGTTCTcgaaatgtgcaaaaaattaGGGAAGATCCTTTCCGGGATACCCTGTAGAGGTTAAAAAGTTAGGTTTTCCGGAAGTTAAATAATCTCAAGAGCGACAGGTCGGAAAAATtaggcaaaaatatttctgaccTCTAGGAAATGCATCCAATTTGACTAGAtagaaagattttcaaaattataggGAAATCAGGGgctaaaagggttaaaaaaaaaacttattctcAGATTCATCCCAATGGCAAATGATGCTCAACCCCGCGATGGGCCCCTCGTGGGTGATAGTCCGTGCTATTTTGGCAATCTCACACCggaaatggatattttttccGCTGGATGTGCCCTCCTGGAGCTATGGTGCGAGGGAACGGCTCCCTTTGAGTTCTCCCAGCTTCTGGCGTATCGCAAGGGGGATCAGGAGCTGGTGACGAAGCACCTCAATGGCATTGATAATCCCCGCTTGAGGAATCTTCTCTCCTCGATGCTCCATCGGAATCCGGCAGAGAGGAAATCTGCTGAGATTTATCTTGATCAGGAGAGGGGGGCGCTGTTTCCGGAGTATTTCTACACCTTCCTCCAGTCCTACATGCAGATGTTCAGTTCGATTCCCATTATGCCGCTAGATGATAAGATTATGCGTCTTCATGCGGATATTAAGCAGATAATTGAGATGCTCACGGGGGTGGATCCAAATGGGGAAGGGGTGGAGAAGGTGCAGCGACAGGAGAAGCCCGAAAAGGCTGCTGATGATGATGGTTTGATCCTCGTGACGACGGCTGTGACGGCAAATAGCCGAGGGTTGCACTACTGCAACAGCAAACTCTGTTGCATGGAGATTCTGCAGGATTTGGCGGAATTTACAGCGTCGGAAGTAATTCTGGATCGTATCCTTCCGACTATTTTGTACTTCACGAAAGATACAACCCCGCGGGTTCGTGCCACGGCCATTGATACGCTTACATCGTGCCTCCGGATGGTGCGGAAGCTCCCGCGGAGTGATGCAAATGTCTTTCCGGAATATGTTTTCCCGATTATTTCAAGCCTTGCCACGGATACGGCAAATGGGGTTAGGGTGGCACTGGCGAAGAATTTGGGGGATTTAGCGGAGACAAGTGTGAGATTCCTCGAGCAAACGCGCCTCAATTGTCCCTCAGAATATCACCAGGTGCGGTATGATAGGGAAATGTCCGTTCTGCATGACATGGTGCAGCTGATGACGTCCAGCCTGCTGACGGATTCACAGGGAATTGTCAAGCAAACCCTCATTGAGGCGGACATAACGAAATTGTGTATTTTCTTTGGGAAGAATAAGGCATACGATGTGATTTTGAGCCACATGATTACCTTCCTCAATGACAAGGAGGATAAGCATCTTCGGGGTTCCTTCTTTGAGTGTATTGTGGGGGTAGCAGCATACGTGGGGTGGACGTGTTCAGAGATCCTCATGCCGCTCCTGCAGCAGGGCTTAACGGACACGGAAGAGATGGTCATTGCGAAGGCAATCAGGGCAATGTCAGCTCTTGCCGAACTTGGGCTTGTGGAGAAGCCTGCTTTGGTGGCATTTATCAAGGAAGCCGCCTGCTATATGAATCATCCCAATGGATGGATTAGGCATGAAATTTGTGGCCTTATAGCCACGGCAACGCGTACCCTGACAGCTCTGGATGTTCAGTGTAAGATTGTTCCGGCTATAGCGGATAATCTCACCACATCCCTCATCCTCATTGATCACACAGAGATCCTGATGGATTGCCTTCAGCCACCGATTCCACGGGCAGTGTACGACAGTGTGGTGAAATTCACGGATGTGGCGCACTTTTTCCGGGCTCTCGAGGAACGCAGGGAGGCACGGGCAAGGGTGGCTGATGGGCTCCTTCCGCAGTATGGGGGTGAATCCGGAACGGCCATTAGGAACCTCTTCCGGCGCCTCAATGCGGAGGGTTTGACGGATTTAGCGGAGAAGCAACTCCTGGCAATGGAGAGTCACATCGTGAAGATGAATAAGTACAAATTAGCAGAGCCGAAGAGTCTCTCCGACGGCAGAATGACATTCTCCCGGAAGATGGGAATTGCGCATGAAGTGGAATTGCTGGAGAAGACACATAAAGCTGATGCAAATGCCGCGAGGAAAACCCGGAAAGTTGACGTGGATATGGCAATGAATTCCGAATGGCAACACATGTTTGGGGTGCTGGACATCAATTCCGTTTCCCCGTCGTCGCCATCTAATGAATCTGGGGCATCTGTTGGGGTTGTGAGTACACCCCCGATGGTTAATACGCAAGTTCAGCCAACACCAACATCCTCCCTAGTGGAGTACAGCATGCCTGAAAGGAGTTTCCTCCAGGAGCGTCTGTCAGAGTGTCGCCTGGACTTGGAGGCATTGCAGACAAAGATGAAGACTGAGCACTCTGTCATGGCGCTCAATCGAGACTACGATCCATTCGCCTACTACGCTCCAATTCCCCCCAATTGGCGCCTCAAGGGGACCCTCGTGGCCCATCTTCACGAACATCGTCGGGCTGTGACACGCCTGAGCCCGCTGAAAACCTTCGGATCGTACTTTGCATCCGCCTCAGTGGATGGAACAGTCCGGTTGTGGGATTGCAACAAACTCGATGGGCATCAGTCAATTAATCGCTCCCGACAGACCTATTCAGCCAATACGCCTCTCTATTCTCTTGCTTCCTGCGATGCAGGGCAATCACTGGCTGTTGCAGGGAAGGATGGAACTCTCCTGCTATTGCGGATTGATCCGAATTCCAGCAAAATGGCCCTTCAGCAGGCAATTCAATTTGATCCGGATCCAAAGTACGACAAAGGGAATGTGGAGGCAAATGATGGTCCCGTTGTGGATATGCAGCCACTCGATCAGGGTGCACAGAGTCTCATTGTCTTCACAACACTCTACGGGGGGATTGTTGGATGGGATATTCGTGCACCCGGGTATGCGTGGCGACTGCAGAGTGATCTCAAGAATGGCGTCATCACGACACTCTGTGTTGATCCAACAAGCTCCTGGCTTGCTGTGGGAACCAGCGGTGGAAGACATTCCTTCTGGGATCTGCGTTTCAAGCTACCAATTGGTGagtttttggggtttttggtttattttttgtgtgaaataaataagaaaatctttctctgGAAGCTCTTGAAGGGAGATTAAAGGCCTAACCAAAGTTTTTTGTAAGAAGACGgttttcgttgttttttctcacttgctcctttATATTGTgtcgcgctgtcactgtcaaacaagaaacgcggttATAACACATAATCGCGTtccttgtttgacagtgacagcgcgacGCAATATATgaaggagcaagtgagaaaaaaaaaacgaaaactgTCTTCGTTtaaggatcgaggtttctaacctcaaaagtttgaccttcattttcattcaaaagaaaaaatttttccaaattttctttcgacgatcttgaagtaataaaACTCTTCTATACacaaatgtagaatttatcatgaaatattaaaaagattttaattctgaggcgattgaaaaaaaaagtcgaattggccactttggccagcaaaatacTCCAAGGAATAAAGACTCTTCTTTGACTTCCTGCATAAGGAAGAGggctaaatttaaaatttaattcgttaaaaatattttttttgtctttattgaaaaaattaaaatgaaaattagctGAAATTCGGCATCCACATGACGCTCGTATTCGGAGGATTGCCTGCCATCCGACCGAGAGATCTTCCATTATTTCCGCATCGCAGGGCAACAATGAGGTGTACATTTACAACATTGAGACGAATCACAGGCAAATGGCGCTGTGGTCAAGCACAGCTCCACCGCTTTCCAATACAAATCCCTCAAATCATTCCGCAATTGCCCTCCTGCCGGGAATTTCGGATAGATCTGAGTTCCTCTTGACAGCGGGTACGGATCAGAGGATTCGACATTGGGATTTGCGGGATCACACCAACTGTAGCCTTGTTGTACCTTCGCCCAAAGATCATCTGTCAACAAGCGATACGTCCTACGAGTAAGTTGAGCTGATTAATCTCATTTAATCTGATAAATCTGATcaataaatcttaattttccaGATATCGCCTGATTGACGGGACGAAGGTGATTCAGGAGATCGACACACGCACCCAATCGACTCTCTCAGCTCCCGTTGGGGCACGAAATAGCAGCGAAGAAGTCCCCCGATCGGGTCCGGAGCCACCTGCTCCGGGGCACATTGACATCATAACTGATCTTGTGCTGTGTAAATCAACAAAACAAACCTTCGTTGCGTCCTCGAGTCGTGATGGAGCCATCAAAATATGGAAGTAAGttgacaaattttcatttcttctaaTTCTCCTCTTcaacatgattttatttacgcttaaaataattgtaaaatgtattaaaaaaaaattaaatataatatcaaaaatataaagtgTTACAAGTAAATGGATTTTAGATTCATTTTGTGGGTTGAAGGACTttgaagaaggaagaaaaaacaacaagaAGGTAATTTTTGGTACGTACATTAAATGATCGGCCAAAGTCTTAATAATCTTGCCGAATTGTGAGTAATGGTGCTATTCACGAAtctcatgtaaaaaaaaagaatgatgcattttttcatttcctctcactcccactaatgtctttccctatctttcgtctttctctgacgcatgcttccaGATTGTATTAGAATAGAGTTTTAGAAAGTTTTGAAACTATATTTTCAGGATTTATAGAGATTGACGAGACTTGTGGGATTTCTTACGGATTTTgggcaataaattatttaaaaaatgattcaacAAGAATTTCAAAACAAAGATGATTTATTAGGCTTATCAGGAAGCTTTGTTGAGAATTATTAAACAATTCAttgtaaaaagaattaatactTTCTCTTTATTAAATGTCAGACTTGAAagtaaacataaaatttaaatttaaatttaaagattcataaaattaattacagcaaaaatatcttttatccTCTTCCCCTGAAGGGACATGGGGCAAGGTAATCCCTCATAAGTTGAAATCTCAGCGGATCTAATGTCGCGAGTCTGAGAATGCCGCAAATATCCAAATAAGTACGTCCCCTATTACggatttgttgttgttgtccTGTTGCTGGTTGAGGGGGTGGTTGAAGGTCTTGTGAATCATCAGGAGCATCCCAGGCTTGTAAGTAGATATCGTCTTCCCATGGGTCAGAGGTCAGGGATAAAATCACTTCCGCACCGCATAGTTGGGACATTGTTAGGAGAATTAGGATCCAATTGATTGCATTTAATGCTTCTACTACAAATGAACACATCACACTTGAACTTTGACTTTaacttttgtggaaaattaatgttttaattcactttttccgcGAAATCTTTTACATGGGAGCTGTGATCATATTGAATGTTGGTGAAGAACTAAAGTTGCTCAAGTTGAAATTGGtcacttttacatttttaattgattttgaaaaggagattaaaaaatttaattatttaatactCAAgagctacattgtaaaaacgactaagtcggttcggagcccatacaaagttagccgacttagccgtttttacaatgtagtcCTCGtacttgtttttatttatttattttttttttaaagttctcaatgctgagaaaaaaatctcaaaaagattttaaaattattttttaggaaCTCTTGTAGATCTTTcatgtattttatgtaaaataatctTTACCTACGGATTTTTGTTGATTAATTAGGGAATTGCTGGAAAAATGAAGACACTTATGGGATTGGTGggatttgaagaatttattttgtggatTTCTGGGAAGAATTATAATATTGAATCTTATTTATTAAGCTGAGACTTATGGGATTTATGGACTCGAATTATCTTCTTGaacgttaaaaaaacaaattaataaaacacttcatatttttaaaaaacattgacactttattttttaattgaatgactttaatacaaataatatattgaaattaattaaattaaattaatcacataaataaatactttCACGTAATATTAGTAGATGGAAATATCTTTCTGGGCAAGAAGGGACATGGTGAATGATAATCCCTCATAAGTTGAAATCTCAGTGGATCTAATGTTGTGAGCCTGATAACTCCGCAAATATCTATGTAGGTACGTCCTCGGTTAGGCATTTGCTGTTGTTGTCCTGTTGCTGGTTGTGGGGGTGGTTGAAGGTCTTGTGAATCATCAGGAGCATCCCAGACTTGTAAGTAGATATCGTCTTCCCATGGGTTAGAGGTCAGGGATAAAATCACTTCTGCACTGCCTAGTTGGGAGATTGTTAGGAGAATAAGGATCcaattaattgcatttaatgCCACTGCTACAAATGAACACATCACAGTTGAACTTTGACTTTaacttttgtggaaaattaatgttttaattcactttttccgcGAAATCTTCTACACGGGAGCTGTGATCATGTTGAATGTTGGTGAGGAACTAAAGTTGCTCAAGTTGAAATTTCTCCAAATCACTGAAATTGTTcacttttacttttaattgattttgaaagggagattaaaaaatttaattattcaataattgtttttatttattttttcatttaaagtcCTCAatgctaagaaaaaaatctcaaaaagattaaaaaaaaattttttaggatctcttttgtaaatcttttatgatttttatgtaaaacaaTCTTTACTTATTatacaattaattaaactaaaagttataaaaaaaaaatttaagaacgTGTGCTTCGCTTGAAAGGACACGGGGCAAGGTAATCCCTTCCAAGTTCCATTCTCAGCCTATCCGTCCTGAGTGAGGGCCTAAAAAATCGGCAAATATCCGAGTAAGAACGTCCCTGGCTAGGCATTTGTTGTTGTTCCGTTGATGGGAGTGGGGGTGGTTGTAGGTCTTGCAGGACTTCCGGAACTTCGGGAACTTCTGTAGCATCCCACAGAGGTTTGTTGTAGGTGGAATAAGCTTGCAAGTAGAGATCATCTCCCCATGGGTCAGGAGTTAAGAAAAGAATCACTTCTGCACTGCACAATTGGAGCATTGTTAGGAGAATTAGGATCCCATTGATTGTGCTGATTGCTGCTCCTGCTGATGAACACATCACAGACAAACTTTGACTTTTAATGCCGTCAATATCTTTCACTTTTCTTACagttatttaataaaaaattattgtttttacgATTTCTTTATTACTTTTCCCGCAAAATCTCCTAAATAGGGGGTGTGATTATGTTGAATGTTGGTGAGGAACTAAAGTTGagtaatttcttaaatattgaACGAGTTACCATTTCTCCAAAATACTCCAATTGAtcactttcttttaattagcttcgaaaatgaaattaaagttatttgagttattttattactctatttatttaataatatttgttcatgtttttttttaattgttagaCAAGATAGATTGCGTGAATAGGAGAAGACAGGTTCTAATTTCTCATTTCTGTGTCTCGTAGAAAGAAAAAGGTAGTGAGttttaacagatttttttgcaagaaattatGGGAATTATCAAATACATCgtaagcataaaaaatatttttataataaaaaaagagtttaaaaaaaaaaatttaagaaatgaaaagaaaagttatgaattagggaaattgaaaaaaaagaatttcttgaatgTAAAGGAATTATGGAATATTGgtagaaaagaataatttttaattttagaaaaaggAAATGATAATTTAGATTTTCCAATAGATATGTCAGATCTATGGGTAATTAAAGAACTTGCCAAcattctaaaagaatttatatccggtttttcagcttttttttatcacgaCCATTTTCTTATTGATTCCGTaggtatttttcattaaaaattatttccatcagaattttataaatactTCTGGAGGTCCTAAttgaaaatctgaaaattgttctgaaaaatctaaaagaatgtaaagattaaaaaataaatctataatatttatttaaattatcaacatttcaataaattattttcaaaataatgatttaaaatggACAAAACGGAAGATAAACGACAGTAAGCACGTCTGTTCTACCATAAGAATTGATTACATTGCAAATATCCAAAAAATTACGTCCTTGTGGTCGATTAGGAGGTGTTT from Lutzomyia longipalpis isolate SR_M1_2022 chromosome 1, ASM2433408v1 encodes:
- the LOC129788187 gene encoding phosphoinositide 3-kinase regulatory subunit 4 — encoded protein: MGNQLVGIAPSQIFPVEHYLTGSFFDADLIQYETSMGSTRFFKVARAKSEEGLLVIKVFVKHDPSLPLECHAEKLDFIKKNLSNAVNCLPFQRVVLTEKAGLIMREFVKHSLYDRVSTRPFLTATEKKWITFQVLCALHQCHKQKICHGDIKLENILITSWNWILLADFASFKPTFLPEDNPADYTYFFDTSRRRTCYIAPERFIPMANDAQPRDGPLVGDSPCYFGNLTPEMDIFSAGCALLELWCEGTAPFEFSQLLAYRKGDQELVTKHLNGIDNPRLRNLLSSMLHRNPAERKSAEIYLDQERGALFPEYFYTFLQSYMQMFSSIPIMPLDDKIMRLHADIKQIIEMLTGVDPNGEGVEKVQRQEKPEKAADDDGLILVTTAVTANSRGLHYCNSKLCCMEILQDLAEFTASEVILDRILPTILYFTKDTTPRVRATAIDTLTSCLRMVRKLPRSDANVFPEYVFPIISSLATDTANGVRVALAKNLGDLAETSVRFLEQTRLNCPSEYHQVRYDREMSVLHDMVQLMTSSLLTDSQGIVKQTLIEADITKLCIFFGKNKAYDVILSHMITFLNDKEDKHLRGSFFECIVGVAAYVGWTCSEILMPLLQQGLTDTEEMVIAKAIRAMSALAELGLVEKPALVAFIKEAACYMNHPNGWIRHEICGLIATATRTLTALDVQCKIVPAIADNLTTSLILIDHTEILMDCLQPPIPRAVYDSVVKFTDVAHFFRALEERREARARVADGLLPQYGGESGTAIRNLFRRLNAEGLTDLAEKQLLAMESHIVKMNKYKLAEPKSLSDGRMTFSRKMGIAHEVELLEKTHKADANAARKTRKVDVDMAMNSEWQHMFGVLDINSVSPSSPSNESGASVGVVSTPPMVNTQVQPTPTSSLVEYSMPERSFLQERLSECRLDLEALQTKMKTEHSVMALNRDYDPFAYYAPIPPNWRLKGTLVAHLHEHRRAVTRLSPLKTFGSYFASASVDGTVRLWDCNKLDGHQSINRSRQTYSANTPLYSLASCDAGQSLAVAGKDGTLLLLRIDPNSSKMALQQAIQFDPDPKYDKGNVEANDGPVVDMQPLDQGAQSLIVFTTLYGGIVGWDIRAPGYAWRLQSDLKNGVITTLCVDPTSSWLAVGTSGGRHSFWDLRFKLPIAEIRHPHDARIRRIACHPTERSSIISASQGNNEVYIYNIETNHRQMALWSSTAPPLSNTNPSNHSAIALLPGISDRSEFLLTAGTDQRIRHWDLRDHTNCSLVVPSPKDHLSTSDTSYEYRLIDGTKVIQEIDTRTQSTLSAPVGARNSSEEVPRSGPEPPAPGHIDIITDLVLCKSTKQTFVASSSRDGAIKIWK